Proteins encoded by one window of Papio anubis isolate 15944 chromosome 7, Panubis1.0, whole genome shotgun sequence:
- the LOC116275828 gene encoding protein unc-13 homolog C isoform X2: MVANFFKSLILPYIHKLCKGMFTKKLGNTNKKKEYRQQRKDQDFPTAGQTKSPKFSYTFKSTVKKIAKCSSTHNLSTKEDEASKEFSLSPTFSYRVAIANGLQKNTKVTNSDHEDLLQELSSIESSYSESLNELRSSTENQAQSTHTMPVRRNRKSSSSLAPSEGSSDGERTLHSLKLGALRKLRKWKKSQECVSSDSELSTMKKSWGIRSKSLDRTIRNPKTNALEPGFSSSGCISQTHDVMEMIFKELQGISQIETELSELRGHVNALKHSIDEISSSVEVVQSEIEQLRTGFVQSRRETRDIHDYIKHLGHMGSKASLRFLNVPEDRFEYVESVVYQILIDKMGFSDAPNAIKIEFAQRIGHQRDCPNAKPRPILVYFETPQQRDSVLKKSYKLKGTGIGISTDILTHDIRERKEKGIPSSQTYESMDMKLSTPEPKIKNNWQSPDDSDEDLESDLNRNSYAVLSKSELPTKGSTSKPSSKSHSARSKNKTANSSRISNKSDYDKISSQLPESDILEKQTTTHYADATPLWHSQSDFFTAKLSRSESDFSKLCQSYSEDFSENQFFTRTNGSSLLSSSDRELWQRKQEGTATLYDSPKDQHLNGSVQGIQGQTEIENTETVDSGMSNGMVCASGDRSHYSDSQLSLHEDLSPWKEWNQVEQGADLGLDSSTQEGFDYETNSLSEQQLGVYNKDLEYLGKCHSDLQDDSESYDLTQDDNSSPCPGLDNEPQGQWVGQYDSYQGANSNELYQNQNQLSMMYGSQSELQSDDSEDAPPKSWHSRLSIDLSDKTFSFPKFGSTLQRAKSALEVVWNKSTQSLSGYEDSGSSLMGRFRTLSQSTANESSTTLDSDVYTEPYYYKAEDEEDYTEPVADNETDYVEVMEQVLAKLENRTSITETDEQMQEYDHLLYETPYETPQDEGYDGPADNMVSEEGLEPLNETSAEMEIREDENQNIPEQPVEITKPKRIRPSFKEAALRAYKKQMAELEERILAGGSNSKRQ, encoded by the coding sequence ATGGTGGCTAATTTTTTCAAGAGCTTGATTTTACCTTACATTCATAAGCTTTGCAAAGGAATGTTTACAAAGAAATtgggaaatacaaacaaaaaaaaagagtatcgtCAGCAGAGAAAGGATCAAGACTTTCCTACTGCTGGCCAGACCAAATCCCCCAAATTTTCTTATACCTTTAAAAGCACTGTAAAGAAGATTGCAAAGTGTTCATCTACTCACAACTTATCCACCAAGGAAGACGAGGCTAGTAAAGAGTTTTCCCTCTCGCCAACATTCAGTTACCGAGTAGCTATTGCCAATGGCCTACAAAAGAATACTAAAGTAACCAACAGTGACCATGAGGATCTGCTTCAAGAGCTGTCTTCAATTGAGAGTTCCTACTCAGAATCATTAAATGAACTAAGGAGTAGCACAGAAAACCAGGCACAATCAACACACACAATGCCAGTTAGACGCAACAGAAAGAGTTCGAGCAGCCTTGCACCCTCTGAGGGCAGCTCTGACGGGGAGCGTACTCTACATAGCTTAAAACTGGGGGCTTTACGAAaactgagaaaatggaaaaagagtcAAGAGTGTGTCTCCTCAGACTCCGAGTTAAGCACCATGAAAAAATCCTGGGGAATAAGAAGCAAGTCTTTGGACAGAACTATCCGAAACCCAAAGACAAATGCCCTGGAACCAGGGTTCAGTTCCTCTGGCTGCATTAGCCAGACACATGATGTCATGGAAATGATCTTTAAGGAACTTCAGGGAATAAGTCAGATTGAAACAGAACTTTCTGAACTACGAGGGCATGTCAATGCTCTCAAGCACTCCATCGATGAGATCTCTAGCAGTGTGGAGGTTGTACAAAGTGAAATTGAGCAGCTACGTACAGGGTTTGTCCAGTCCCGGAGGGAAACTAGAGACATCCATGATTATATTAAGCACTTAGGTCATATGGGTAGCAAGGCAAGCCTGAGATTTTTAAATGTGCCTGAAGACAGATTTGAATATGTTGAAAGTGTGGTGTACCAAATTCTAATAGATAAAATGGGTTTTTCAGATGCACCAAATGCTATTAAAATTGAATTTGCTCAGAGGATAGGACACCAGAGGGACTGTCCAAATGCAAAGCCTCGACCCATACTTGTGTACTTTGAAACCCCTCAGCAAAgggattctgtcttaaaaaaatcatataaactCAAAGGAACAGGCATTGGAATTTCAACAGATATTCTAACTCATgacatcagagaaagaaaagagaaagggataCCATCCTCCCAGACATATGAGAGTATGGATATGAAGTTGTCTACTCCAGAGCCAAAAATCAAGAACAATTGGCAGTCACCTGATGACAGTGATGAAGATCTTGAATCTGACCTCAATAGAAACAGTTACGCTGTGCTTTCCAAGTCAGAGCTTCCAACAAAGGGAAGTACTTCCAAGCCAAGCTCAAAATCACACAGTGCTAGATCCAAGAATAAAACTGCTAATAGCAGcagaatttcaaataaatcagATTATGATAAAATCTCCTCACAGTTGCCAGAATCAGATATCTTGGAAAAGCAAACCACAACCCATTATGCAGATGCAACACCTCTCTGGCACTCACAGAGTGATTTTTTCACTGCTAAACTTAGTCGTTCTGAATCAGATTTTTCCAAATTGTGTCAGTCTTACTCAGAGGATTTTTCAGAAAATCAGTTTTTCACTAGAACTAATGGAAGCTCTCTCCTGTCATCTTCAGACCGGGAGCTATGGCAAAGGAAACAGGAAGGAACAGCGACCCTGTATGACAGTCCCAAGGACCAGCATTTGAATGGAAGTGTTCAGGGTATCCAAGGGCAGACTGAAATTGAAAACACAGAAACTGTGGATAGTGGAATGAGTAATGGCATGGTGTGTGCATCTGGAGACCGGAGTCATTACAGTGATTCTCAGCTCTCTTTACATGAGGATCTTTCTCCATGGAAGGAATGGAATCAAGTAGAGCAAGGAGCTGATTTAGGCTTGGATTCATCCACCCAGGAAGGTTTTGATTATGAAACAAATAGTCTTTCTGAGCAACAGCTGGGTGTTTACAATAAAGACCTAGAATACTTGGGAAAGTGCCACAGTGATCTTCAAGATGACTCAGAGAGCTATGACTTAACTCAAGATGACAACTCTTCTCCATGCCCTGGCTTGGATAATGAACCACAAGGCCAATGGGTTGGCCAATATGATTCTTATCAGGGAGCTAATTCTAATGAGCTTTaccaaaatcaaaaccagttGTCCATGATGTATGGAAGTCAAAGTGAATTGCAAAGTGATGATTCAGAGGATGCCCCACCCAAATCATGGCATAGTCGATTAAGCATTGACCTTTCTGATAAGACTTTCAGCTTTCCAAAATTTGGATCTACACTGCAGAGGGCTAAATCAGCCTTGGAAGTAGTATGGAACAAAAGCACACAGAGTCTGAGTGGGTATGAGGACAGTGGCTCTTCATTAATGGGGAGATTTCGGACATTATCTCAATCAACTGCAAATGAGTCAAGTACCACACTTGACTCTGATGTCTACACGGAGCCCTATTACTATAAAGCAGAGGATGAGGAGGATTATACTGAACCAGTGGCTGATAATGAAACAGATTATGTTGAAGTGATGGAACAAGTCCTTGCTAAACTAGAAAACAGGACTAGTATTACTGAAACAGATGAACAAATGCAAGAATATGATCACCTTTTATATGAAACACCTTATGAAACTCCACAAGATGAGGGTTATGATGGTCCGGCAGATAATATGGTTAGTGAAGAGGGATTAGAACCCTTAAATGAAACATCAGCTGAGATGGAAATAAGAGAAGATGAAAACCAAAACATTCCTGAACAGCCAGTGGAGATCACAAAGCCAAAGAGAATTCGTCCTTCTTTCAAAGAAGCAGCTTTAAGGGCCTATAAAAAACAAATGGCGGAGTTGGAAGAGAGGATCTTGGCTGGAG
- the LOC116275828 gene encoding protein unc-13 homolog C isoform X1, with the protein MVANFFKSLILPYIHKLCKGMFTKKLGNTNKKKEYRQQRKDQDFPTAGQTKSPKFSYTFKSTVKKIAKCSSTHNLSTKEDEASKEFSLSPTFSYRVAIANGLQKNTKVTNSDHEDLLQELSSIESSYSESLNELRSSTENQAQSTHTMPVRRNRKSSSSLAPSEGSSDGERTLHSLKLGALRKLRKWKKSQECVSSDSELSTMKKSWGIRSKSLDRTIRNPKTNALEPGFSSSGCISQTHDVMEMIFKELQGISQIETELSELRGHVNALKHSIDEISSSVEVVQSEIEQLRTGFVQSRRETRDIHDYIKHLGHMGSKASLRFLNVPEDRFEYVESVVYQILIDKMGFSDAPNAIKIEFAQRIGHQRDCPNAKPRPILVYFETPQQRDSVLKKSYKLKGTGIGISTDILTHDIRERKEKGIPSSQTYESMDMKLSTPEPKIKNNWQSPDDSDEDLESDLNRNSYAVLSKSELPTKGSTSKPSSKSHSARSKNKTANSSRISNKSDYDKISSQLPESDILEKQTTTHYADATPLWHSQSDFFTAKLSRSESDFSKLCQSYSEDFSENQFFTRTNGSSLLSSSDRELWQRKQEGTATLYDSPKDQHLNGSVQGIQGQTEIENTETVDSGMSNGMVCASGDRSHYSDSQLSLHEDLSPWKEWNQVEQGADLGLDSSTQEGFDYETNSLSEQQLGVYNKDLEYLGKCHSDLQDDSESYDLTQDDNSSPCPGLDNEPQGQWVGQYDSYQGANSNELYQNQNQLSMMYGSQSELQSDDSEDAPPKSWHSRLSIDLSDKTFSFPKFGSTLQRAKSALEVVWNKSTQSLSGYEDSGSSLMGRFRTLSQSTANESSTTLDSDVYTEPYYYKAEDEEDYTEPVADNETDYVEVMEQVLAKLENRTSITETDEQMQEYDHLLYETPYETPQDEGYDGPADNMVSEEGLEPLNETSAEMEIREDENQNIPEQPVEITKPKRIRPSFKEAALRAYKKQMAELEERILAGDSSSVDEKARIVSGNDLDACKFSALQVCGG; encoded by the coding sequence ATGGTGGCTAATTTTTTCAAGAGCTTGATTTTACCTTACATTCATAAGCTTTGCAAAGGAATGTTTACAAAGAAATtgggaaatacaaacaaaaaaaaagagtatcgtCAGCAGAGAAAGGATCAAGACTTTCCTACTGCTGGCCAGACCAAATCCCCCAAATTTTCTTATACCTTTAAAAGCACTGTAAAGAAGATTGCAAAGTGTTCATCTACTCACAACTTATCCACCAAGGAAGACGAGGCTAGTAAAGAGTTTTCCCTCTCGCCAACATTCAGTTACCGAGTAGCTATTGCCAATGGCCTACAAAAGAATACTAAAGTAACCAACAGTGACCATGAGGATCTGCTTCAAGAGCTGTCTTCAATTGAGAGTTCCTACTCAGAATCATTAAATGAACTAAGGAGTAGCACAGAAAACCAGGCACAATCAACACACACAATGCCAGTTAGACGCAACAGAAAGAGTTCGAGCAGCCTTGCACCCTCTGAGGGCAGCTCTGACGGGGAGCGTACTCTACATAGCTTAAAACTGGGGGCTTTACGAAaactgagaaaatggaaaaagagtcAAGAGTGTGTCTCCTCAGACTCCGAGTTAAGCACCATGAAAAAATCCTGGGGAATAAGAAGCAAGTCTTTGGACAGAACTATCCGAAACCCAAAGACAAATGCCCTGGAACCAGGGTTCAGTTCCTCTGGCTGCATTAGCCAGACACATGATGTCATGGAAATGATCTTTAAGGAACTTCAGGGAATAAGTCAGATTGAAACAGAACTTTCTGAACTACGAGGGCATGTCAATGCTCTCAAGCACTCCATCGATGAGATCTCTAGCAGTGTGGAGGTTGTACAAAGTGAAATTGAGCAGCTACGTACAGGGTTTGTCCAGTCCCGGAGGGAAACTAGAGACATCCATGATTATATTAAGCACTTAGGTCATATGGGTAGCAAGGCAAGCCTGAGATTTTTAAATGTGCCTGAAGACAGATTTGAATATGTTGAAAGTGTGGTGTACCAAATTCTAATAGATAAAATGGGTTTTTCAGATGCACCAAATGCTATTAAAATTGAATTTGCTCAGAGGATAGGACACCAGAGGGACTGTCCAAATGCAAAGCCTCGACCCATACTTGTGTACTTTGAAACCCCTCAGCAAAgggattctgtcttaaaaaaatcatataaactCAAAGGAACAGGCATTGGAATTTCAACAGATATTCTAACTCATgacatcagagaaagaaaagagaaagggataCCATCCTCCCAGACATATGAGAGTATGGATATGAAGTTGTCTACTCCAGAGCCAAAAATCAAGAACAATTGGCAGTCACCTGATGACAGTGATGAAGATCTTGAATCTGACCTCAATAGAAACAGTTACGCTGTGCTTTCCAAGTCAGAGCTTCCAACAAAGGGAAGTACTTCCAAGCCAAGCTCAAAATCACACAGTGCTAGATCCAAGAATAAAACTGCTAATAGCAGcagaatttcaaataaatcagATTATGATAAAATCTCCTCACAGTTGCCAGAATCAGATATCTTGGAAAAGCAAACCACAACCCATTATGCAGATGCAACACCTCTCTGGCACTCACAGAGTGATTTTTTCACTGCTAAACTTAGTCGTTCTGAATCAGATTTTTCCAAATTGTGTCAGTCTTACTCAGAGGATTTTTCAGAAAATCAGTTTTTCACTAGAACTAATGGAAGCTCTCTCCTGTCATCTTCAGACCGGGAGCTATGGCAAAGGAAACAGGAAGGAACAGCGACCCTGTATGACAGTCCCAAGGACCAGCATTTGAATGGAAGTGTTCAGGGTATCCAAGGGCAGACTGAAATTGAAAACACAGAAACTGTGGATAGTGGAATGAGTAATGGCATGGTGTGTGCATCTGGAGACCGGAGTCATTACAGTGATTCTCAGCTCTCTTTACATGAGGATCTTTCTCCATGGAAGGAATGGAATCAAGTAGAGCAAGGAGCTGATTTAGGCTTGGATTCATCCACCCAGGAAGGTTTTGATTATGAAACAAATAGTCTTTCTGAGCAACAGCTGGGTGTTTACAATAAAGACCTAGAATACTTGGGAAAGTGCCACAGTGATCTTCAAGATGACTCAGAGAGCTATGACTTAACTCAAGATGACAACTCTTCTCCATGCCCTGGCTTGGATAATGAACCACAAGGCCAATGGGTTGGCCAATATGATTCTTATCAGGGAGCTAATTCTAATGAGCTTTaccaaaatcaaaaccagttGTCCATGATGTATGGAAGTCAAAGTGAATTGCAAAGTGATGATTCAGAGGATGCCCCACCCAAATCATGGCATAGTCGATTAAGCATTGACCTTTCTGATAAGACTTTCAGCTTTCCAAAATTTGGATCTACACTGCAGAGGGCTAAATCAGCCTTGGAAGTAGTATGGAACAAAAGCACACAGAGTCTGAGTGGGTATGAGGACAGTGGCTCTTCATTAATGGGGAGATTTCGGACATTATCTCAATCAACTGCAAATGAGTCAAGTACCACACTTGACTCTGATGTCTACACGGAGCCCTATTACTATAAAGCAGAGGATGAGGAGGATTATACTGAACCAGTGGCTGATAATGAAACAGATTATGTTGAAGTGATGGAACAAGTCCTTGCTAAACTAGAAAACAGGACTAGTATTACTGAAACAGATGAACAAATGCAAGAATATGATCACCTTTTATATGAAACACCTTATGAAACTCCACAAGATGAGGGTTATGATGGTCCGGCAGATAATATGGTTAGTGAAGAGGGATTAGAACCCTTAAATGAAACATCAGCTGAGATGGAAATAAGAGAAGATGAAAACCAAAACATTCCTGAACAGCCAGTGGAGATCACAAAGCCAAAGAGAATTCGTCCTTCTTTCAAAGAAGCAGCTTTAAGGGCCTATAAAAAACAAATGGCGGAGTTGGAAGAGAGGATCTTGGCTGGAG